In Carassius gibelio isolate Cgi1373 ecotype wild population from Czech Republic chromosome B20, carGib1.2-hapl.c, whole genome shotgun sequence, the following are encoded in one genomic region:
- the zgc:153157 gene encoding uncharacterized protein zgc:153157 — translation MRERDFMPNMERGKPATYTGDKKAKMAAKTNKKWVRLATVFAYVLSVSLAAIILAIYYSLIWKPTSASLSGRSNVLVTAAIKPIITNNITSDVPTSNKMNNTPLVSLRSTETPKYAHSTSSYRQQHWGDAKDHEGLLKIPTTKTKNIDQTGTFDSAHIHEKPIRFSTVEVNQTSVLVAGASSEPPLAHGATSSTKQKDSSGVGATEERPNMWDSASPTTDQESWTSYSARPDVSSLTEHGLELMEGSHPLQDELVTKDTEDAASGV, via the coding sequence ATGAGGGAACGGGACTTCATGCCAAACATGGAACGGGGCAAACCGGCCACATACACGGGAGACAAAAAAGCTAAAATGGCTGCTAAAACCAATAAAAAGTGGGTGAGACTGGCAACTGTATTCGCATATGTCTTGTCGGTGTCTTTGGCTGCTATAATACTGGCAATTTATTATAGTTTGATATGGAAACCGACGTCTGCATCTCTGTCTGGACGGTCAAATGTTTTGGTGACGGCTGCAATTAAGCCCATAATCACAAATAACATCACAAGTGATGTACCAACCTCGAACAAGATGAATAATACACCACTGGTCAGCCTGAGATCGACAGAGACCCCCAAGTATGCCCACTCTACTTCTTCATATAGACAACAACACTGGGGTGATGCTAAAGATCATGAAGGTCTTCTCAAAATCCccacaacaaaaacaaagaatattGACCAAACAGGAACATTTGACTCGGCACACATTCATGAAAAACCAATACGTTTTAGTACAGTAGAAGTTAACCAAACTAGTGTTCTTGTAGCAGGTGCATCAAGTGAACCTCCTCTGGCCCATGGAGCCACATCTTCTACTAAACAAAAGGACAGTTCTGGGGTCGGTGCCACTGAGGAACGGCCTAACATGTGGGATTCGGCCTCTCCCACAACTGACCAAGAATCATGGACAAGCTACAGTGCGAGACCTGACGTCTCCTCTTTGACAGAACATGGTCTGGAATTAATGGAGGGCTCGCATCCTTTGCAAGATGAGTTGGTTACCAAGGACACAGAGGATGCAGCAAGTGGAGTGTGA
- the zbtb1 gene encoding zinc finger and BTB domain-containing protein 1 — MARPSHSEHVLQQLNNQREWGFLCDCCIAIGDIYFRAHKAVLAACSSYFRMMFIRDQQVTTRFDLSNMQISAECFDLILQLMYLGRIVVDHYEFEELKSSMAYLQMYYIPDSLEDLRDIRTSNLTPSSSASSSSSSSSSSSSSVVGSKMMFGVRMFEQQRPSPSENERAPKASTTTARQTINISTVRPAEDVVIPHPPPHSETVADQPCDLRKRTLGRSSAMKERPRFGRTYTCDDCGFVFSCEKLLIEHILTCTNRKAFQTPKASKEVYGDAGKAESSTSEGTDEHRTVCKGEEDWPDHKPDTQSVIRSVATGMDGEAAFTKNITIKVERDDDSETDLETIKVVKVGNHNVGSCKVRTRVYKDNLADQMKLDSGEEAGVSAMDALEGQSTGLDTDPKVHRIKEEKQDGTCIPCELCGALLTEEDQSAHYISSHMGHICACGRCGQVLIKGRQLQEHAERCGEPQGTETDSPGEDSLLLEDAEAMEESLLEGADLGFRCPLCGMIFESESLAVEHTLACPEQESFRPVLLEEGGEPDHRRKHFCAICGKGFYQRCHLREHYTVHTKEKQFTCQTCGKQFLRERQLRLHTDMHKGMARYICPVCDQGTFLKHDHVRHMISHLSAGETICQVCFQIFPSGEHLEKHMDVHLYICGVCGEKFRLRKDMRSHYNSKHTKRQ; from the coding sequence ATGGCAAGACCAAGCCACAGTGAGCATGTCCTACAGCAGCTCAATAACCAAAGGGAATGGGGTTTCCTCTGTGACTGCTGCATTGCCATAGGGGACATTTATTTTAGGGCCCATAAGGCCGTGTTGGCGGCCTGCAGCTCTTACTTCAGAATGATGTTCATCCGAGATCAGCAGGTAACCACACGGTTTGATCTCAGCAACATGCAGATTAGTGCAGAGTGCTTTGATCTCATTCTGCAGCTCATGTACCTTGGCCGAATAGTAGTAGATCACTATGAATTTGAAGAGCTGAAATCATCTATGGCCTACCTACAAATGTACTACATCCCCGACTCACTGGAGGACCTCAGAGACATCCGAACATCCAATCTGACACCCTCATCCTCTgcatcatcctcttcatcatccAGTTCCTCGTCCTCATCCAGCGTGGTGGGAAGCAAGATGATGTTCGGCGTTCGAATGTTTGAGCAGCAGCGACCAAGCCCTTCTGAGAATGAACGCGCACCAAAAGCCTCAACCACAACTGCTCGTCAGACCATTAACATCTCAACTGTCAGGCCTGCCGAAGATGTGGTCATACCACACCCTCCACCACACTCAGAGACCGTTGCAGACCAGCCATGTGACTTGAGGAAGAGAACTTTAGGCCGAAGCTCTGCCATGAAAGAACGTCCTAGATTTGGTCGTACATACACTTGCGACGATTGCGGTTTTGTGTTCAGCTGTGAAAAGCTGCTCATCGAACACATCCTCACGTGCACCAATCGCAAAGCTTTCCAGACTCCCAAAGCCAGCAAGGAGGTTTACGGTGATGCCGGAAAAGCAGAGAGTTCGACCTCAGAGGGTACAGATGAGCACAGAACGGTTTGTAAGGGTGAAGAGGACTGGCCAGACCACAAGCCAGACACACAGTCAGTGATCAGGTCCGTCGCCACCGGCATGGACGGCGAAGCTGCCTTCACCAAGAATATTACCATTAAAGTGGAGCGAGATGATGATTCTGAAACCGATTTGGAAACTATAAAAGTCGTAAAGGTAGGGAACCATAATGTAGGGAGCTGCAAAGTTCGTACCAGAGTGTACAAAGACAATCTTGCAGACCAGATGAAGTTGGACAGTGGGGAGGAGGCTGGAGTATCAGCCATGGATGCTTTGGAGGGCCAAAGCACAGGGTTAGATACAGATCCAAAGGTTCACCGGATCAAAGAGGAAAAGCAAGATGGCACTTGCATTCCATGCGAGTTGTGCGGAGCCCTGTTGACGGAGGAGGATCAGTCTGCTCATTACATTTCCAGCCACATGGGACATATCTGCGCCTGTGGAAGGTGCGGCCAAGTGCTCATTAAAGGCAGGCAGCTGCAGGAGCACGCAGAGCGCTGCGGTGAACCCCAAGGGACTGAGACGGACTCCCCAGGTGAAGATTCGCTTCTACTTGAAGATGCCGAGGCTATGGAAGAAAGCTTGCTGGAAGGGGCCGACCTGGGCTTTCGCTGTCCACTATGTGGAAtgatatttgaaagtgaaagtcttGCGGTGGAGCACACGTTGGCTTGTCCGGAGCAGGAGTCGTTCCGGCCCGTTCTGTTGGAAGAAGGTGGTGAGCCAGACCATCGGCGTAAGCATTTCTGTGCAATTTGCGGGAAAGGCTTTTACCAAAGGTGTCATCTACGGGAGCACTACACCGTGCATACCAAGGAAAAGCAATTCACCTGTCAGACCTGCGGGAAACAGTTTCTGCGCGAGCGACAGCTGCGGTTGCACACTGACATGCACAAGGGAATGGCGCGGTACATATGCCCTGTGTGTGATCAGGGTACGTTCCTCAAACATGATCACGTGCGACACATGATCTCTCACCTGTCTGCCGGAGAGACTATCTGCCAGGTGTGTTTCCAGATTTTCCCCAGCGGCGAACATCTTGAGAAGCACATGGATGTGCATCTGTACATCTGTGGCGTTTGCGGAGAGAAGTTCCGTCTCCGCAAAGACATGCGGAGCCACTACAACTCCAAGCACACCAAGAGACAATGA
- the LOC127984384 gene encoding zinc finger and BTB domain-containing protein 25-like, which produces MDVSSHSLFLLQQLNVQREFGFLCDCTVAIGNVYFKAHRAVLAAFSNYFKMIFIHQSSECIKIQPTDIQPDVFSYLLHIMYTGTGPKQPVDQGRLQEGIKFLHAYQLCHKTGEGGPDASSEPIRMSNLYGIQISSQLSSKESSDLKASGSRDPEDGRSSTRADRTHGRLALAVGLEGITSERQPQSFHAVSSVASGDDSDISARIKQERVEEEEQQECEKELCSLSPAQVSPCQAGLFKDGPLELLCPRCGERCLSPEGLQEHLFTHAPCALEAGVLMEGPSEDKTGENKSLEERQPYKEHIDSGSLEEALRQSQALADELAVELRRGGGTRRSGSPLAAFTRKRKMACAVCNLRFSQKSQLQEHMFAHVGKPLRYHRYSRFCGQPNITTAMGDEAAKDTQDNGSSCYSLDSEVSQESVDAVTVE; this is translated from the exons ATGGACGTGTCCAGCCATAGTTTGTTCCTCCTGCAGCAGCTGAACGTCCAAAGGGAGTTTGGCTTTCTGTGTGACTGCACTGTTGCCATTGGCAACGTATACTTCAAGGCTCATCGTGCAGTCCTTGCTGCCTTCTCAAACTACTTCAAAATGATCTTCATCCACCAGTCCAG TGAGTGCATCAAGATCCAGCCCACAGATATTCAACCAGATGTCTTCAGCTACCTGTTACACATCATGTACACAGGCACGGGTCCCAAACAACCCGTAGACCAGGGCAGACTTCAAGAAGGCATTAAGTTCCTCCACGCGTACCAGCTCTGCCACAAAACAGGCGAAGGCGGTCCTGATGCATCTTCTGAGCCCATCCGTATGTCCAACCTGTATGGCATCCAGATTTCTTCACAGCTTTCCAGCAAAGAGAGCTCTGACCTGAAGGCTAGTGGTTCACGGGACCCTGAGGACGGCCGTTCCAGCACTAGGGCCGATCGCACACATGGCCGTTTAGCTCTCGCTGTAGGGCTGGAGGGCATTACGTCTGAGCGACAGCCTCAAAGCTTCCATGCCGTTTCCTCTGTGGCCTCGGGGGACGACTCTGACATTTCAGCACGGATCAAACAGGAAAGGGTAGAGGAGGAAGAACAACAGGAATGCGAAAAAGAGCTCTGCTCTCTCTCCCCAGCCCAGGTGAGTCCCTGTCAGGCAGGACTGTTCAAAGATGGCCCTCTTGAGCTTTTATGCCCCCGGTGCGGTGAACGCTGTCTGTCACCGGAAGGCCTGCAAGAGCACCTATTTACCCACGCACCCTGTGCGCTTGAGGCTGGTGTTCTGATGGAAGGCCCATCAGAAGACAAAACCGGGGAAAACAAATCCCTAGAGGAGAGGCAGCCTTATAAGGAGCACATAGACTCTGGTAGTCTAGAGGAGGCCTTACGGCAGAGTCAGGCCCTGGCAGATGAGCTGGCCGTGGAACTCAGGCGAGGTGGTGGGACCAGACGGAGTGGCAGCCCATTGGCAGCCTTCACGCGAAAACGAAAGATGGCATGTGCCGTCTGCAACCTTCGCTTCTCTCAGAAGAGCCAGCTGCAGGAGCACATGTTCGCACATGTGGGCAAGCCTCTGCGATACCATCGCTACAGCCGCTTTTGCGGGCAGCCAAATATTACCACAGCCATGGGAGATGAGGCAGCCAAGGACACTCAGGATAATGGAAGCTCCTGCTACTCTCTGGACTCTGAGGTCTCTCAGGAGAGCGTGGATGCAGTGACTGTGGAATGA
- the LOC127983635 gene encoding uncharacterized protein LOC127983635 has protein sequence MSTQETELPDSEERVGLKRKLTGPPRLLLGKSKSREKLEGKSQRRQRQAKSCDSTAENNDQENYGNESSLITHHSPEKPSEEKETQPDAPGDISGILVTLEHNESKDENMESKTKMTRSTSKTSIKRTFSSLLRCGKREESDRRENEILNHEKMRKNINETQHSMCNSMDENKLNDVNNEAPKGKSKIRAFFIVWPLSKRSTTSNVNLGRGCREQDNSMVYQEITAPKGLTFKKISRIFPRKKKASHIDQFEYNAPKESQKEEADQLNQSPEAALDISCKEKKEQDIKLESIPETFKFSAEVSVNTHIESDHMDEKKEICLDQDVHLNKEENQVLKTNGVLEYEVPPSCCSEFPGTSSGGVLIEKPLKNYVKCKPVITIEQAYSSEEENMNETPQFDGLTVNGSWQHLRINSLKINTLRPSDPNVSPELDHSHCNETLLIQTAVSMVQAAIRGAVEQLTIEQQHNP, from the coding sequence ATGTCCACACAAGAGACAGAATTACCCGACAGTGAGGAGAGGGTGGGTTTGAAGAGAAAACTGACGGGTCCTCCGAGACTTTTGCTGGGAAAGTCAAAATCAAGGGAGAAACTGGAAGGTAAATCTCAGAGAAGGCAAAGACAAGCTAAAAGTTGTGATAGCACAGCGGAGAATAATGATCAAGAAAATTATGGAAATGAATCCTCACTTATTACCCACCACAGCCCAGAAAAGCCCTCAGAGGAGAAGGAAACCCAGCCAGATGCTCCAGGAGATATCTCAGGAATTCTTGTAACATTGGAGCATAATGAAAGCAAAGATGAAAATAtggaaagtaaaacaaaaatgacCAGAAGCACTTCAAAAACATCCATTAAAAGGACGTTTTCCTCACTCCTCAGGTGTGGAAAGAGGGAGGAATCAGACAGAAGAGAAAATGAGATTTTGAATCATGAAAAAATGAGGAAAAACATAAACGAAACTCAGCACAGTATGTGTAACTCCATGGATGAGAATAAACTGAATGATGTAAACAATGAGGCTCCTAAGGGCAAAAGTAAAATTAGGGCTTTCTTTATAGTGTGGCCCCTTTCTAAGAGATCTACCACATCCAATGTCAATCTTGGAAGGGGATGTAGAGAGCAAGACAACAGCATGGTTTATCAAGAGATAACGGCACCAAAAGgtttgacatttaaaaagatCTCCCGCATCTTTCCAAGAAAGAAGAAAGCATCTCATATTGATCAGTTTGAGTACAATGCTCCCAAGGAATCACAAAAAGAAGAAGCTGATCAACTGAATCAATCACCTGAGGCTGCTTTGGACATttcctgtaaagaaaaaaaagaacaagatatAAAATTAGAAAGCATTCCAGAGACATTTAAATTCAGTGCAGAGGTGAGCGTTAACACACATATCGAGTCTGACCACATGGATGAGAAGAAGGAAATATGTCTTGACCAAgatgttcatttaaataaagaagaaaacCAGGTATTAAAAACTAATGGTGTTTTGGAATATGAGGTTCCTCCATCATGTTGCAGTGAGTTTCCAGGCACATCATCAGGTGGTGTCTTAATTGAGAAGCCTCTTAAAAATTATGTCAAATGCAAGCCAGTGATTACCATAGAGCAAGCATATTCATCAGAGGAAGAAAACATGAATGAGACACCTCAGTTTGATGGTCTCACAGTGAATGGATCCTGGCAACATTTAAGAATAAACAGCCTAAAAATCAACACACTGCGTCCTTCTGACCCAAATGTGTCTCCAGAACTGGACCACAGCCATTGTAATGAGACCTTGCTGATTCAGACGGCAGTTTCAATGGTGCAAGCAGCCATTCGTGGCGCTGTGGAGCAACTCACAATCGAGCAGCAGCACAATCCGTAA